Within Hydrogenophaga sp. PAMC20947, the genomic segment TGTTCTTTTTCTTCATCGCGGTTGTGCTCCAGAATGGCTTTGAGCTCCGGGTCTTTGCAAGCGTCGGCGCGCTGGTTGTACCAGTCAACCGCTTCCAGCTCTTCCATCAGCGAGACAATGGCGCGGTGCATGTCGCGGGTTTCGCTGGACAGTTCTTCGATGGGCTCGTGGTAACCGACGCTGGACATGTATTTCTCCATTCAAGTTGTTTGGAACAACACAATTCTGGACCACTTGACGGGAGTTGGGTGGCGTTGTGGCCCAAGATCGCCGATGGTTTGATTTACATCAGAAAAGCAGATGCCGAAGTGCTGTGCAGATGGCTTCAAGTGTCAGCTGCGCGTGAGTTTTGGTTCGGGTGCCGGTGACAGGTGACAGGTGACAGGTGCGAGGTAGAGCAACATCAGGGACCCTCTTGCAACTCCCGCAATAGTCGCGCCGTGCGCGGCCTGGTTTTTGAACACCCTCCCTAGGCAAGAATGCAAGAAAGAAAGGACGCTCCCCCATGTTGAAACAACCCGCCTCCCCGCTGAAATTCGGCCGACTGTTGCTCACCGGCGCTGCCGGCAACCTGGGCCAGGTGCTGCGTCCGCGTCTCAAGGCCTATTGCGGTGTGCTTCGCCTGAGTGACCGCAGCGACATCGGCGCGGCCGGGGCGGGCGAAGAAATCGTCGTTGCCGACCTGACCGACAAAGTGGGCGTGCACGCCATGTTGCAAGGCGTGGACGCTGTGGCGCACATGGGCGGCATTTCCACCGAGCAGCCTTGGGACCAGATCCTGGCCGGCAACATCGTGGGCGCTGTGAACCTCTACGAAGCCGCGCGTCTGCAAGGGGTGAAGCGCATCGTCTTCGCCAGCTCCAACCACGTCACCGGTTTCTACCGGCAAGACGAAGTCATCAGCCCCAACACCCCGCCCAAGCCAGACGGCTTCTACGGGCTGTCCAAAGCCTTCGGCGAAGACCTCGCCCAGCTCTACTGGCACCGCTGGGGCATCGAGACCGTGAGCTTGCGCATCGGCTCCAGCTTGGCCGAGCCCAAAGATCGGCGCATGCTCGCCACCTGGCTGAGCCACGACGATCTGGAGCGTTTGGTGGTGGCCGCGCTCACCGCGCCCATTGTGGGTCACAGCATCATCTACGGCGCATCAGACAACCAGACCAGCTGGTGGGACAACACCCCTGCACGACACATCGGCTACCGCCCTCAGGATTCGTCCGATGTGTTCCGCGCCGAAGTGGAGGCCCGTCAGCCGACCATCGACCGCAACGACCCGGCCGCGTTGTACCAGGGGGGGGCGTTTGTGAAAGTATCGCCGCACGGCTGACCAGGTTGCCAGGGCCGGTGGTCTTTGCCTTGAACGGGAACAGGGGAGCGGTTAAACCGCACGCCCTCGATCCCTGCAGATAAAATTCTTCTGCTCTCCACGGCTCAGGGTTTCTGTGCCTGAATCCGGCAAGCCTTGCCGCTGCGCCCCCGAGGCACTTCCAGGCCCAGCTCGCCCACCACGCGCAGCGGCGCAGCGCCTTGCTGCGAGGCATAGGACTTCAACACGGCCCGCGCACGTTTCAAAGCCAGCTTGCCGTCTTCCCCTTGGTCGGGCAGGCGCAATACCAACGTGCGGTCATCGCGCTGGCGAATCTGAAAATCAAATACGCCGGCGTCGTCTTCCAGTACCGTGGACAAAGCCAGGGGCAGCAAGGCCACCGAGGCGCCGGGCGACTTGCCCTGCATGCGAAGAATATCGTCGCGGCGCCCCAGCACCTCCACCCAGGGCAGCGGCGATCCGCAGGGGCAGGGCGTTTCATGCAGGGTGACTTGATCGCCCATCTCGTACCGGATCAATGGCTGCACCGTGTTGGCCAGGTTGGTCAGCAGCATGGAGTGCGATGCTTCGCCCGGAGGCACCGGCTTCATCCGCTCGTCCACGGGCTCCAGCAACAGCCAGTCGGTGTTGAGGTGCATGTGGCCGTGCGCGCACTCCCAGCCCATCGCCAGAAACTCTGAGGCGCCGTAGCTGTTGCGCACCTTGCAGCCCAGCGCCTGCTCGATGCGCTCGCGTGCGGCACGGCTCAGCGTCTCGCCCCCGGTCCACAGCTCGCGCAGCTTCAGTTGCAACCGCCCCGCCAACACCTCCTCTGCCAGCAGGCTGGCCGCTGTGGGGTAGGTGGCCAGCACCGTGGGCGCGAACGCCTGGAGCGACGCCACCAACTGGTCCAGCGGCTGCAGGATCGAAAATGAATGGATCAATGGCGCCAGCCACGGCTGCAGCTGCGGCATTCTCTGCATGGTCACAAAGCTCGCAAAATGCCCATCGGTTGCGCCCACAAAAGCCACGCGCTCGGTCAGGTACAGCGGGTCCCACAGGCGCCACGGGTTTGAACTCTGCGGGCGGCGCAGGGCTTCCAGCGCGTCGTAAACGGCCATGGTCTGCGCGTCTTGCACGAAGATGCCGGGTGATCCGCTGGTGCCTGAGCTTTCCCACACCAGGTAGCGCCCCAGATACGGCTCACCGATGTTAGAAGGATCGGCGAGCCAGGCCTGCAGCCCAGCCAGCGACAGCGCCGGGTCACACACCCAGTCGTCAAAGCGCTCCATCAACTGCTCGCGCCCCACCGGCTCAATATCCGCCAGGACGGATGCACCCTCCGGCAAACCGGCCAGACGCTCGCGGTAAAGCCTGGAACCCGAGCGCGCAGCACTCAGCAATTGGCTCAGGCGCCGCTGCTGCATCTGTGCCAGCGCTTGCGGTGTGGCGAGCTCCACTGCCCGCATTTCGGCGCAGGCGCAGGCCAATCGAAAGGGATCAAAAACGGTGCCCATGCAAGCCTCCGGCGTTGGTGGGTCCCCATGGAAGCGCCCGCTTGTGGGCCAGGCACCCAGCGGGATTGGGGCAAGCCCCGCCTTCAAACCATGTTAGGCCGGCCCATGGCAGACGCATTGTCATGGATCAATGTTTGGGACGTGGGTCATCGCTCCCGCGGGTCATGTGGATGCGGCACGGCGCACCAAGGAGGCTGGTGGAGCGGGGCGCGGGTACGGTACACAGGAAAGATGGGAAAGGGCGAAGCCGGAACCCAAAACACCGGGATCCCAAGGGCGCTGCGGCCTTGCTTACCGGGGTTGTGCCGCGCTGTTTTTCGGTCTGCTGGCCAGGGGCTCGAGCCGTGGACCTTGCAAAACCCCTGCAAGTCAATGGTTTTCCTCATTGCGTAGACTGATCAGTCTAATTTGTGACGACCCGGTTCAATATTCATTGTTTGCTCCTTTTTCAACCAACGAGATACAACCCCATGCGCATTTCCGCTCTGCTTCCCCTGGTTCTCGCGGCCAGCTTTGGCCTCGCCAACGCCCAGACCCCTGCCTCGCCAAACGTGAAAGTCACGCCCTTGGGCAGCCACAGCGGTGAGTTTTGCCCGCTCGACCGCGCCCTGGTGTTTGAAGACCCAGACGGCACCCGCATCTTGTACGACGCTGGCCGCACTGTGCGTGGCCCTGAAGACAGCCGCCTCGGCAAAATCGATGCGGTGCTGCTGAGCCACGTGCACGGCGACCACCTGGGTGACCGCATCCAGCCGTCAGAAAATGCGGGCAGCTGTGGCAAGCCCGATTTCTCCAAAGTGATCGCGCCCGGGTCCAACACCGTCAATATCGCTGTGGGCAAAAAGTCCAAGCTGATCGTCGGCGGCGAAATGGGCAAGTACTTCTCGCTCAAGGTGAAAGAGGCGGGCGGAGATCCGGCCCAGGTGCAATTGGTGCGTTTTGGCGCCACCAGCAAGGTCGGCGGCGTGACCATCGCCAGCGTGCCTGCGGTGCACTCCAACGGACTCGACCCCGCCTTCCTGCACAAAGACCACGCCGACGCGCTGGAAGCCAACGGCCTCACCGCCTACATGGGCCCACCCGGCGGCTATGTGCTCACCTTCAGCAACGGGCTGGTGGTCTATTTGTCGGGCGACACGGGCGTGACGGCCGAGCAAGACGTGGTGGTGCGCCGCATGTACAAAGCAGGGCTGGTGGTGCTCAACATCGGCGGTACGTTCACCACCGGTCCGGTGGAAGCCGCCTACGTGATCAATGAACTGGTCAAGCCGCAGGCCGTGATCGCCTCACACGCGAATGAGCCAGCCACCGAAGGCGGCAAGCTGCGCGCTGGCACCAAGACCGAAGCCTTCATCAAAGCCACTACCGTGCCGGTGCACCTGCCCCTGAGCGGCCGCACCATGAAATTTGGTTCCAGCGGCGCCTGCGCAGCCGGCTGCTAGGAGCCTGCGGGGCAGAAAGCGTCGAAGCGAAAAGTGGCCCCAGCGAGGGCAGCTTTCGCCAGGTTTGCAGCCCGATAGGACGGCTATGGGGCAAAAAGGCGGTGGAAAATGGACCGCTGCGGCCACTTTTCAGCCGACGATCCTTTTGCCGCGCAGACGCCTCGGCCTGACGCTTCCCATGCCGTCCGGCTCAGGCGCAAAGTTGGTCGGCCTCTGGGCGCAGAGCGAATGGCTGCGCCGAGATGCACTGGCGGCGTGCCGTTGGTACCCCGCTCGAGTGATGGGATGGCCTGTCCCGCTGGATTGCGCCTCTCTCACGCTTTGAACCGATCTTGCCGATCTTGGCTGGCCGGAAAATAATCGCTGCACCCACCAACTGGCTTACAAGTTGAGCGTATAAATCGCGGTCGAAGCACGTACCTCTGCGCTGTGTCCAGAGAGATTTTTGTCCCAGTCTGCGCCCGCAGCGCCAATGATCGGTGTGAGGCCCCTCAGCATCGAAGTCACCTCTTCTGTGTTGGCGTCGAGTTCTGCCAGGAGCTCTCGATTTGTGTCCAAAAGCTTCGCGGCCGGGCCTTCGGGCGCGGGTATCACGATCAAATATTTGGTGACCCTTCGATGTACTGCTTGTACATGGGGCTCCGGAACGCCACCACCAAAAACTTGGCTCATCGCCTGCCTCCGATCGATAGTAAATCTGAAAATATCACTGTCATTTTGCGCTTCAATCTGTGTCGGCGGGCAGCTGATCGCGCGGCTATTTCGACGGCTGGCGGTCGCGACGCATCTCCGGTCTAACGCTCAACGCAGGCGGCACCTTCACCACCAGCGCTGTGGACGGGGCCAACATGATCAACGAGTTGGTTAAGCCCCAGGCCGTAGAGCGAATGCTTATGCCGAAATGATCTCGTTCGTGGTGTTGTCGACCACCACCGGGCACTCGAGGTAGGTGACGGATGGCTCTGAGCCGTATTTCCCGCGCACGAAGGCTCGCCATTCAGGCGTGTACACCTGCTCTGCTTGCGCCCGAGATTCCCACAGGTAGATGCCGCCTGCCTTGGCGCCGTCTTCTGACAGGTAGTAGTACTTGCGAATGAGGCCTGGCATGCCCTGGTATTTGGGCGCCGTGCTGAGGAACGTCTCCCGCGCTTCGGCGACGGTGATGGGCTTGGGCAGCTTGAATTCGACAAAGGCTGTGATCATGCGGTTCTCCTGGCGATGGAAGGGGGCGTTTGGTGCTGCACCATGTTAATGGTCGTTGGCCAGCGACGCCAAGCGGACTGCTTGATGGATTGTTCCCACGAAGGAAACAAGGCAAGACTTGACCTTGACGTTGTGAACCTGAAGATGCTTGGTGTTGGCTGCGGGTCGGTGGCCGCTTTCTCCCGAGCCGTTGAACGCGCGACAGGTTTACCGCCTGCCCGCTGCCGGGCGGATACACCGCCGAATCGGCATGAAGTCGATGCGCCGCCATGACCATTGACCGTCGCCCGCCTAAAGAGCACTCACAGAGAGAATTCATGCCCGATCGTCGGTGGCGCGTGGCCGGAGAGCTTCTCACCGTTGTAGAAAGATTCGCTCCCCGCAGTCGCTGCCATGGCAGCCGTGCTGGGTGTTGGTCAGTGCGACAAAGCACTCACGAATCATCGAGGTTGAAGGAGGTTCTGAAATCCCAATGGAAGCGCCAGGCGCTGGGCGCAGCAGATCCGGTACTGTCTGCAAACGGTCAGGTCCGGCGGTTCGAGCGCTGGGAAGTGGGTGCTACCGATGGCTGGTTGCGAGGGTACAGCTGCCATCGGAAGAGGATGCTGGTCCAGGAAGGCGGGGGAAGCCCACTTCGCACGAGCCAACTGTGCTCCGACGGCCCCAGCGCTGAGAAAAAATGCACCGGCAACACCGCATATTCCGGTGTTGTAACTGTGGGGGAACTCCTACCACTCATTGTGGGCCTTCACCCATTTGATTTAGATCAATTCGGTAACACACTGAAGTCGCGGGTGGATCCGCTAAACAGGAGTGAGTGATGTCTACTTTGAACACAATAAGTCGCCCCGCTTTCGGTCTGCTTGCTCTGGGTCTTTGGGCTACTGGGTCCGCGGTGGCCGGACCGAAATGCACGGATGAACCCGAGTCCAAGTGGCTTAGCGCCGAGCAGATGACCAAAAAATTCACCGACATGGGGTACACCGACAGCGTCAAGAAGCTGCACGTCTCAAAAGGAAAGTGCTGGGAAATCTACGGCACCGACAAGGAGGGCAAGAAGGTTGAGATCTACTTCCATCCCATCACCGGTGAGATCATGGAGAAGAACGTCAAGGAATGAACGAGAGCGGTGGCTGGCGCGCGTACCTCCCCTCGGGGAATACGCGCCGCCGCCGGTCCGCATTGCCGGGCGCGGGTGTACCCGCAAGTGTTCTACGAACAGGGGACTGTCATGGCGAGCAACAAGCGCGTTCGGGTCTGGGATCTGTTTGTCCGACTGTTTCACTGGGGGCTCGTGGCGATGTTCGCGACGGCCTACTTCTCGACCATTGGCGAACAATGGGTGCACAACGCCTCGGGCTATGCAGCGCTGGCCTTGGTCGGGGCTCGTCTGGTCTGGGGCTTCATCGGGTCGCGCCACGCGCGCTTCGCTGATTTCGTGCGGGGTCCAGCCGATTGCTTGCGATACGCCAAAGCAGCGCTGCACGGGAGCGAGCCCCGTTACCTGGGACACAACCCCGCCGGCGGTTTGATGATTTTGCTTTTGCTCGGCATGGTCGGCGGCATTGGGGTGACAGGTTGGATGTTGACCCTTGACGCCTATTGGGGCAGCGAGAAAGTCGAAGGCCTGCACGTCGTGTTGGTCAACATCACCCTGGTGGCCATTCCGATTCACATTGCCGCAGCGATTTACGAAAGCTGGAAGCACCGCGAGAACCTGGTCTGGTCAATGGTGGTCGGCACGAAGCGCGAAGCCGATCTGGCCGATTCGCAGCACGTCGCAGAGGGTGGCGAGGGGCGAACGATCGCAGGCGTCGACCCGGTGTGATGAAGCGCCTCGCGCGACGAGAGCCACGCAGCATTCCATGCATTTGACAACACTTTGACCTGGATTCTGGGTCACGACAGAGAGGCCGGTAGACCTGCGGCATCGGTGCTGGCCTGCCTTTGCGTAGCGCGACGCGGCGTGCCATGGGTTCGGGCAACGGTACGTGATTCGGCGGCTGTGTGCTGACGCAGGGCACGCGGTGGCGGTCGTCTGCGAGAGCGGTCGTTCGGTCTGGCGCTACTTCGGGCGTCGGCTTCCTGGCACGACCGCGAACTGGTTGTGCCGGCCAGAAGCGGGTGCTCCCTGAACTTTCGCGACTGTCAGTTTCTGCCAGCCAGCAAGCGCTGCCCAGGCTTTGAAACTGATCAGCTGCAGACATGGGCTGACCACAGAGGCCATGCAACTGCCCCTTCTTCACCATGTGCATGGTCTTGATGTCGGTGATCAGTTTCTGCGCACCCAAGAATGACTGAACTCCCAGCACCGGATCCGTGATGCGTTTCATGACCCGGGGGCCTGCTTCACGGGGTT encodes:
- a CDS encoding cytochrome b/b6 domain-containing protein, with the protein product MASNKRVRVWDLFVRLFHWGLVAMFATAYFSTIGEQWVHNASGYAALALVGARLVWGFIGSRHARFADFVRGPADCLRYAKAALHGSEPRYLGHNPAGGLMILLLLGMVGGIGVTGWMLTLDAYWGSEKVEGLHVVLVNITLVAIPIHIAAAIYESWKHRENLVWSMVVGTKREADLADSQHVAEGGEGRTIAGVDPV
- a CDS encoding YdhR family protein; the encoded protein is MITAFVEFKLPKPITVAEARETFLSTAPKYQGMPGLIRKYYYLSEDGAKAGGIYLWESRAQAEQVYTPEWRAFVRGKYGSEPSVTYLECPVVVDNTTNEIISA
- a CDS encoding ferritin-like domain-containing protein, producing the protein MSSVGYHEPIEELSSETRDMHRAIVSLMEELEAVDWYNQRADACKDPELKAILEHNRDEEKEHAAMVLEWIRRKDARFSHELKDFLFTDKPIAHK
- a CDS encoding AMP-binding protein, with amino-acid sequence MGTVFDPFRLACACAEMRAVELATPQALAQMQQRRLSQLLSAARSGSRLYRERLAGLPEGASVLADIEPVGREQLMERFDDWVCDPALSLAGLQAWLADPSNIGEPYLGRYLVWESSGTSGSPGIFVQDAQTMAVYDALEALRRPQSSNPWRLWDPLYLTERVAFVGATDGHFASFVTMQRMPQLQPWLAPLIHSFSILQPLDQLVASLQAFAPTVLATYPTAASLLAEEVLAGRLQLKLRELWTGGETLSRAARERIEQALGCKVRNSYGASEFLAMGWECAHGHMHLNTDWLLLEPVDERMKPVPPGEASHSMLLTNLANTVQPLIRYEMGDQVTLHETPCPCGSPLPWVEVLGRRDDILRMQGKSPGASVALLPLALSTVLEDDAGVFDFQIRQRDDRTLVLRLPDQGEDGKLALKRARAVLKSYASQQGAAPLRVVGELGLEVPRGRSGKACRIQAQKP
- a CDS encoding MBL fold metallo-hydrolase, which produces MRISALLPLVLAASFGLANAQTPASPNVKVTPLGSHSGEFCPLDRALVFEDPDGTRILYDAGRTVRGPEDSRLGKIDAVLLSHVHGDHLGDRIQPSENAGSCGKPDFSKVIAPGSNTVNIAVGKKSKLIVGGEMGKYFSLKVKEAGGDPAQVQLVRFGATSKVGGVTIASVPAVHSNGLDPAFLHKDHADALEANGLTAYMGPPGGYVLTFSNGLVVYLSGDTGVTAEQDVVVRRMYKAGLVVLNIGGTFTTGPVEAAYVINELVKPQAVIASHANEPATEGGKLRAGTKTEAFIKATTVPVHLPLSGRTMKFGSSGACAAGC
- a CDS encoding PepSY domain-containing protein is translated as MSTLNTISRPAFGLLALGLWATGSAVAGPKCTDEPESKWLSAEQMTKKFTDMGYTDSVKKLHVSKGKCWEIYGTDKEGKKVEIYFHPITGEIMEKNVKE
- a CDS encoding NAD(P)-dependent oxidoreductase, which translates into the protein MLKQPASPLKFGRLLLTGAAGNLGQVLRPRLKAYCGVLRLSDRSDIGAAGAGEEIVVADLTDKVGVHAMLQGVDAVAHMGGISTEQPWDQILAGNIVGAVNLYEAARLQGVKRIVFASSNHVTGFYRQDEVISPNTPPKPDGFYGLSKAFGEDLAQLYWHRWGIETVSLRIGSSLAEPKDRRMLATWLSHDDLERLVVAALTAPIVGHSIIYGASDNQTSWWDNTPARHIGYRPQDSSDVFRAEVEARQPTIDRNDPAALYQGGAFVKVSPHG